A genomic window from Salvelinus namaycush isolate Seneca chromosome 21, SaNama_1.0, whole genome shotgun sequence includes:
- the LOC120066001 gene encoding ras-related and estrogen-regulated growth inhibitor-like protein: MTGLNALKVDANVVVLGTDRVGKSALTVRFLTRRFIGEYGDIESIYSHNVIMDGRDITFNIWDSPYCQDLSRETSLYEKRVQWADGFVLVYSICDRASFNAVTNLIQSIKATKDYLGMDKVPIVIVGNKKDLNHRRTVLSEEGRLLALTTACQFYEVTAAENYHSILMVFHGLIHRIRASKSSIKRPAGIKGIVKSMSAVFTRKRTDSL, translated from the exons ATGACAGGACTGAACGCTTTAAAAGTGGATGCTAATGTAGTAGTTCTTGGGACAGACAGGGTTGGTAAATCTG CGCTGACAGTCCGCTTCTTAACTAGAAGATTCATTGGAGAATATGGGGATATTG AATCAATCTACAGCCACAATGTTATCATGGATGGAAGGGACATAACTTTTAACATCTGGGATTCACCATATTGTCAG GACCTGTCCAGGGAGACCTCCCTATATGAGAAGAGAGTCCAGTGGGCAGACGGTTTTGTCCTGGTCTACAGCATCTGTGACAGGGCCAGCTTCAACGCTGTCACCAACCTGATCCAGTCCATCAAGGCCACCAAGGACTACCTGGGCATGGACAAGGTGCCCATAGTGATCGTGGGCAACAAGAAGGACCTGAATCACAGACGGACGGTTCTCAGTGAGGAGGGCAGACTGCTAGCCCTCACCACAGCCTGCCAGTTCTATGAGGTTACAGCTGCTGAGAACTACCACAGTATCCTCATGGTGTTTCACGGACTAATACACAGGATACGGGCGTCCAAGTCATCCATTAAGAGGCCAGCTGGAATCAAGGGTATAGTGAAAAGCATGTCTGCAGTTTTTACCAGGAAACGAACAGATTCGCTGTGA